The sequence GCATTCAACAATATTTCCTTCAGCGAAGAATCAGCCTGATTTCAGGAATATGAGCTATATCTGGATTAGCAGATGAAACAGAGCCAAGGCACAGGATTACAAATGTCTACAGTGCTTCATTTCTAGTGTTTTGCTAGCGTGGCTTTGGACTGTAAGCATTAGCATCCTCCCAGCTAAGGCTTAAGCATTGTTCAGCATTTTACGGGACTGTTTCTATAGGCAGTTTAGCTGTAGCCACCTTGTTTTcgggaaaaaaagatcagatgAAGACTTGAGTCAGCTGTGATGATGTGCCTGAAGGCAGTCTCTAACCTCTTCCACGTAGTAACATTCATATCTATATCTATACATATACAATTTATCTGTGATAATGCAGTCTTCTCAGTCTTCCAGCAAACTATCCATAAACTCTGGTGGCAGTGGTCAGTCCAGGAAAGCTcgctctctgtctctctcttttataGCAGTGAAGGTGAAAGACGTAATTCACTAAGAACTAAAGCACGAGCAAGAACTAGAGAAAAAAGCAGTAGAGCATGAATCTAAACTTCTCAATACATGCTACCCACGAGCACAGACATGCGGGGAGCCAAAACACAGCCTGAACAGAGGTGAAGGAATGAGGGTAAATCCTCAACAGCCTCTGTGGGAAAGGCTGGTGAGACGCTGGTGAGACCACACTACCAGGTCACAGCTCTGTGGCAGAACAAGCGGTGTTAAAAAGAACAAGACTGTggagaaatactgcttttatatctcagaaaaggaagcagaatgAGATACTTACACCACAAAATTGAGATCACTGGCATCTTCATGTAGCATTGGAGGCATAAAAGTTATCTCCCTAAACACAGTCACTCGTGGTGCACTTCATACCACCTTGCAGAGACGATTACTGAAAGAAACACTAATCCTGTGTGTCTCTAAacaggaagaacaggaaaagtACATGAGCAACGACAGCCACTATTGCAGAAGAAACATTCAGGACCAGAGAAAAGTAAGTTAGAGAGACAGATCAGCAAAAATTTAGCTGATTCAAAAACCAGCCATACTACCATAGCTATAGCTGGACTTTGGGATCAATGACAGATCCAGTTCTAGCCAATGTGCGGAAACAGCTGCAGCTCGCTCCCACAGGTACCGAGAGGCAGCACAACATGAGGGTGAAGAAGTGTGGCAAGTACTGGCAATAGGCAGTAAAACAGTTTTGAAGCCAGCAGGCAGACATGGACTGTtaacacagaaatttaaaaagaagaaaaaccaaacccaacaacaaacaaacaaacaaagctaCTATCACTGGAAATATACAGTAGCTGATGCAAAGGTAGTACTATTGCCAGAGAACGTGACTAAAGCACGCCACCAGTTTGGTTGAAATATGATGTCTGACTGTCCCCACcatgaaaggaaaagataataGTCACTCTGTGCCTTCTCTAGCAGCCTAACGGAGACGTACTGTAAGGAGATCGACTCCTCCAGCACATGCCGTAGTCAGCTGAAGGCTCTCACAGGAACTAGTAAGAAACACAAAGTGCAGACATCCCTCAGGCCGGGTGGAGCTGCTGAGTAAGGACCTGGGGAGAGCAGAAAGCCCAGACGCCCTCACACTCACGAAAACCAGAGTTGGCAGATGtgccttttcatttttgcaggCTTTAGCAGCTTTATGGTGGTGAAAAGCCCTCAAGAATGTCTTGGATGTTTGGGAAACCTCCCGTCAGGGACCAGAGCCCTGCAAAGGAATCACTATGCGGTAATCCTGAAGATATACTGCGTGATTTGTCTGGGACTAAAAAGATCTCTGGTTGCAATGTCGAAAATAGGTTCTGGCATGCTGAATCACCCAGCCCCTGACAATCTGTGCTACGCCTTTTGCCAGGTaccactgaaggaaaaaaacaaaggctCCAGACATCAGCCTGCCCTCAAAGCTATTCCAGCGATAAcagataaaaccaaaacaggacTTTCAGACATcaggcctgcagctggcaaCGGTTATTGTCCAAGGCGATAGCAGAAGATAGCGCAGGATGTCTTTATCAAGCTTAACAGAGCCAGAAGCAGAGCACTAGTCTGAATGCAAAGGAGCTGGGACTCAGGAGAAGAGAGATCTCCGCTATCAAAAGTTCCTGGGGTCCTGGGAATTTCCAAACAGAgcttgaaaaatggaaagaccAAGTTCGTGAAGTCAATGCAAGAAGTTATAAGAATAGTCAAGTACAACATTTGCCTGAGATCCAATGTGCAATAATACATAATGTTAAATGAGGGAATGAAGAATAGGCAATACAGGCGGTGAACCAGCCTTGTAGGACCACTATCGTTTTGGGCAACAGGCGTTACAGAAGGTTCTTGGGCCTCAGGATGAAGCAGAAGAGTAACACTGAAGCAAACCCAGCAGCTCTCACCTTCTGTTACCACAGTAAAATGATGAATTTATACTGATATAGAGATACTAACTCTATGGAGTCACATCATCTGTTCATTTTAGAGCACAAAGTGCCCCAGCTGTCAGCAGTGCAACTACAGTGCACGCCACTGAGATGCCAGGAGTTGGatagagggagaaaagaacTCACGAATTTGAATCCTTTGAACAAATAAATATGCGATtgataaataaacaaaaaaagacacccGCTGATCCACTAATTTAAGATAACTGCCCAAGAAAGTTGTGTCAGATATGCCCCATGTATTTCAGAGGGGAAGGTCTCTGCTGTCCCCCTCCAGAGCACACTGCGCTGCCCCACGTGCTTATTGCTGCTCCACAGAGCCCCCGAGTCAGCCGTGGCTGCCAGGCAGCAACACTGGACTCCAGGGCTGGCCATGGGGCGAAAACTGAATGCCACAGGCTACTGCCGCTTCCTGCACCCAACACACTTGAAGGcgaggggagtgagcaagttTTCCCTGCCAGACAACAAGCAACTGTCTGcacttttaaaggaagaaattagaaaaagtgTAATGTAGGGGTGTAGGAAGAGTGGCCAAGAAGAGGAGGTGTCATACAGACATTTATGCCCAGTCCAAAGGTGAGACATTGCTGATATTGACCAGTTCGACCTAATATCAGAGAGCATATGATGATAAGGTTTACATTTGCATGTTCTGGTAGGCAGTCACTACCTCAAGGACACTCAGTCAAAAAAACAAGGTGGTGGGAAACCTTAAGGTACATTTGGTGAGGTAGGGCGTGCTTGAGAGTGGACCGTGGGCTTCTGCAGAATGGAGAAAACACTTCAAACATTGTGTGAAGTGTTTGGTATGGGAACATCAGAAGTGAAACCTAGGCAAAACATAGATAGCCAAATCCAACCACTCTAGTCCACGGATGAgtggataatttaaaaaaggtaTCAAACTagtttttattgtatttaaaaaaaaatctgtgaagctACAGCAGGCTGTGGCTAAAAGTCATGTTAGTATAAATGataatttaataatataaattatacTCTGCATAATCCTTTATTGTcagaagaaatgtaaataaatacaataacaATTGCTACATAGGAAATGATACAGTATCTTGTGCAGcatttaaagacagaaatataGGCTGTTGGAGGGAAGGGCACCACaagtattaattaaaatacactTAAGATCTAAGTTATTGAAAATTTCAGTCTTAATCTCTTCATGCTTCAGTTACTGATTTGTAACATAGGAATAATGACACTTTCTCTCCCATAAATATTTGTCATGCAATTGAATTGTCAATGTTCAATATATGGTCACGAGTATATGTCAGAATATGCACAAatataagtgtgtgtgtatacatataaaaaaatataagtgTATACATAGgggtatatataaaaatataagtatatatagatacataaatactttgtaaatatatatgtacaatACATGACAAATCAGTGCACATCTCTGtcatataaacacacacactcacacacgcATTCCCCAAAGCAGGAAATCTTGAATGATGCCTTCACATCTCACTTTGCTGTAAGCAGCAAACAataatttaagggaaaaaaaaaaaaaaaaagaagaagaagaaaagtcatAGATGTCAGCCCTGTTACAAAATCCGGGAAGTGATTTATGCATGTCTCGATCGTTTCCCTCACCCCGCTACATCTCTTCGCCGAGGTGCCCCAATGTCCCGGCGGTGGTACAGCCGCCTGCCCGGGGTGCACCCCCGAAGCCTGGCCAGTTCTCCGGCTGGCCACACGGTGGGGCGGCCGGCACAGGTCTTGCTCCGGAGAGCGGGCTCCTCCGGCTGTGGCTGTCCCCAGCAGGTGGCTCTTTCCGACCGCCTAACGCTTGTGCAAGCCCTCGCTTCACTCCCTGGATCCCAAGGTCAGCGTTTTCAAatcttttgttccttttatgaGTAACGCCAGTGGCGTACTGGAAGATCAGGAAAATGTAATGCGATGCAGAAAGCATTGCTTTCCAGAGTGTAATAGCTTTAGCTGGGATGTAACACACTTCTGTTTAATGAATACTTGTCACAGTACTACACACATAAACAGAGTTATATTTATTGGACTAGCTTCACATCTCAGTTCTGCTTGAGTAAATCTGAAATATCTCAGCTGTAGCCAATGGAGATACTACAGATGGGAATGACAGGGGAATTTGGCCCATTGTTAAAATATCTTCATGTAGAAACAATGCAGGAGAATTGAACTATGACCACGTTCCTTCATTATGGGCTAAATTGACTCTAAATTGAACCCTCTTAAATCAGTGAAGTTACACAGGTGTGAAGGAGAGAGCACACAGAAGCCAGCCTTGTTTGAATTACTTCAtccaaaaggaaacattttgtatCTTATTAATAAAAGTAAGTTTATTTGCAGctaacattttatatatatatatatatatatataaaaattagaGATGGGCTTAGACCTCTAAGAGACCCACTTCAAAGTTCCTAGACATGATTTCATAATGGTCCTTCTTTAAATTTGCTGTCATTTCTGCTGATAGTTCAGGTCAGCATTTGGAAGGATGagcaaaacatgaaagaaaaggtaTCCTAAAAACGTGTTTCGAAAAAAATCCTTAAGGCATCTGTGTTGAGGCAACAGGAAGGAATCCCATTCCCTAATTGTTTCCCTCTATTCTGTTAATTTTGGGCTTATTCCTCTCTGACATCCAACCTAATCACAGCTGAGGTACTCCTCGCCTTCTAGCTCTACTAAACCTTTCCTACTTCCGAAAGTTACACCAGGATATACCAGGTGGCACTAAGGAGGACATAAGAAAGCACAGGATAACACTAAAGCTGATTTGATAAATTCTGCATTCAACTGGCTATTGAAAActgatcaattttttttttttcctcatattaaCCATTTCACTCTTTCCTTCGAAATGTAGGAGGCTTATGAACTGCAAGAGCTACACTGTAAGTGTGAGTTACTTGTGCTTTTACCCCTTCCGGGATGAAGTCGTCACCTGCATCAATAAACCTCCAGAGCTATTTTTGGTAtgctctgctgggctcagtgcctcCTGGGGGTTCCTCTGAAACTCGCTGTGCTGCCTTCCATGGGCTCCATGGCAGGTCCAGGCAAAATGCACTTAACAGTGCTGCCTAAGAAATATATTGTGCTCTGGGAACAGTGACCCAGCATAACTCATTTAATATtctgaaactatttttcttgATTCTGCTGTGTTTAACCATATatttaacatttacatttaacTAGCACGATCTTGCTAGTAATTGATGCTTGGTAAGGACGCAAATGCTTTCATGAGAAGAACTAAGCTGGTGATGGCTTATCTTGGgtccttcttccctctttgaTAACAAACATAGTTCTGGCACTCTTCCATTTCCAGAAAGCTGCGTAACAAAAGTTACTGTCCTTCTCAGACAGCCTGGCAAGAAAAAGGATTTGGTGGAGCTGTCAGAAATGGGGAGACTAAAGTGAGGCTCATAGGTAGTTATTTAGGCACATGAACCCGTgcctgatgaaaaaaaaaaaaaaaaaagccatttctgcTGCATGGTTGAAACTTTGGTCCTAATCATTTAGTTGGTACAAAGCACATGCCAAGGTTTCAGGCAACAGAATTGCTCGGATCATTTCCTACCCGCTTTGCAGAGTGGCAATTAGCAGCACAGTGGCATTAACAAGACAGCTTTACACGAGCTTTCAAAGTAAAAACATAAGGAATCCCTAAAAGACCAGCTTCTTGTAAAATGTGAGAGGGAAGCTCTGGGCCTGATTTTTCAGAGGTGGATGCAAGGCTTTGCCCACAGGCAGCGTGACCATCAGAGCCATCCACCGCCCCCTGCAATCCCTGCGCCTCCCTGACTCCCCCAAGGAGGGGGAACCTCCTCCTGTGTTCTGCATTCGAcctttgtgtttcctttcttgCACGGGGATGGATGCTGCACGTCTCCGAGTGCCCTCTCATCCACATTTGCTGTAAACACCCAGAACACCTGTTTACTCTGACTCACCCACTCCTCATGCAGACTCTCCCTTTTTTTGACAGCAGACCTCACTCAGGTAGTATGTGCTGTTAATATCCTTTCAGGACCATGTAATAACATGCCTTCTATCCAATTCCTAACATCCTTCAATCAGCTCAGCCAGTGGGCTAACTGCTTACGCTCCTATGATTTATATAAGTGCAATTAATTTAAACTGCATCACTCCAGTGTTATGCTGGTGAAAATGCCCTGAGAGGGAGTACCTCACTGGTGAATCAGACCCTTTGCTTTTAACAAACATACAAAAGAACAGATCCCGAGCCAGTGCAAATCTGCATGGCTCCATTCATTTCAACACACAAACTTAAACCAGCTCAAGGGCTGAATCACAGCTCATGTAACAATTTAGATACAGACTAATGCCTCACATCCTGAAATGCAATGCTTTCCCAGAGTTGGCAGGGGACGGGAACTTCTCAGATGGAACAGAGCTGAGAGGGGAGCAGGACCACAAAtgcaaccttttaaaaatgcttggcggatttcttcatttctgtggagttgaggaaagcaacagcttgCGTCTCTGCAAGCGCTGCTCTCCCTTCTGGGAAGAGCTGTGTCTGTTCCTCCACCCCAGCTGCAAAGCAGGTACCTGGGAAGTCCCTTTCCTTGCcactttccctttcctcctgtaGCTTGGGTGTGTTCCCCGCAGCTTGGAAATCCATGTGACACCTTTCACTGACAGACACCAGAGTTAGATGCTGAAGAGCTGAATCTTTTTAATCAGTTCTTGAAAATGGCTAACTTTCTCTGCACTTGTTTTGGCATCCCCGAGATTAAGAAGTCACGCAGCTTGACGAAGCACTTTACTCTTACATGTCTTAACAGAAccaggggcttttttttttttttttcccatgtctcTTCCAACACCTGCTGCAAAAAAGGGCTGGGGTGGTCTCTTTAAACACCCCTCCGTGCCGCCTCCCAGCAGGACAGAGTCCTAGCGGCACACCGGCACGGCATACCGGTATGTGCCCAGGCAGGTGTAGATAATAtacaaggggggggggggggagggaggagtggGGAGGGCAGACCAAGAGTCAATCAAAGTGTAATTTGTGTTAGAAATTTACCAGCATTCATCTGtccatattttcaaaatgcaaatattttaaaattaaaaaacctatCTGTGACTAAACATCTCCTCTGAATCAATCTAGATAGCCAAAAAAATTCTGTAGCACATTTAAGAGACTTTCATCCTAAATGAAACACATAATACAGATTATACCTCCATAGGAAATCAAGAGGTCCTAAATATACTAATGGAGAAGGACGTTTAAGAGACATTTAAATTACCCAGTCTataattttggggggtttgcTTATCTGTGCATCTTTTAACTGCTTTGGATAATTAGGAAAATTTCTTTGGCAGTGCTCTAAGAGGATAGGCAAAAGAGTGACATAACTACTCCCGAGGAAGGAAAGGTCGAGGTTTTGcattctgcagatttttaaaataaaaaggaacgTATTCTTCATATGAACAGTCTGGAGCAGTACGCATGTTATATAAAACCTATCAGCCTGCTCTGAAATGTCATCTTTTCCAGggcttctccctctccttgaACTCACTTGCAGTATCTCGCTGGCCCTTCTGCCTGGAAGGGCGCAGGTTAGGGAGGCAGGCTGCTTATCTCCAGCCTTTCCTAAACGCAACTATTCAAAGGCAGTTCCCAAACGGAGCAGGCACACAGTGAGTTCAAAGGCTTCCATTAGCTCTGCCGGCTAACTTGTTATCTTGTAATGTTCCCCCCTTCTGCCCTTAATGAACAGTTTGTTCCATTGTAATTCTTATATCAAACATCTGGAAACCagacttgttttaaaaaaaaaaaaaagtctcagtgCCTATGACTTATCCAGGTCTCcgtcagaaagaaaaaaagaattcagctGAATCAGtaaactaactttttttttttttttaaagcactttgaCCACCACATTTTTCTAGACAGAAATTCTGCAGAGCAACATACACCCACTCCGTAGCAGGGTAACGCGCTCTGACCACAGCTTGCTCCTCCGTTCACAGCTGTCTCCAGCGGGAGGAGCTGAAACCTGAACCAAACCCTCCGAGCAGGGATTGGatccctcctgccagcagccacaGAGCCCTCCCAGAAAAACAGCCTGTTTGGAAAAGTGCTTGAGAACATCCCGAAGTGATTGGAGGAGCGGAAAACCCTTCCCCCCTGCACCTGACTAGTGGGTATTTACAGCACTTTTCAAGGCTCCTCTGCACTGCCACTACACAACCACAGTGGATGGACTGCGCGGGGCAGGCAACGCCATAGGGACCGATGCGCTCGCAGTGAtagcgtgcgtgtgtgtgccgCGCACCAGCCGGGGACCGTTACACCGACCCACGAGGAGAGCCTGGAAGAAGGAGAAACCCTGCATCCAAAATGCCACGCTCCTTCCTGGTCAAGAAACATTTCAATTCATCCAAGAAACCGAATTACAGCGAACTGGACACTCATACAGGTAGCAAAATGAAATCTAATGCCACCGCGTTGCTTCTGAGGTTGCGGTCATTGCGTGGCAGTAATGAGGAGGGGTGGGATTGCTTTTCAGGCTTGAGGGAACGGCTTAGTTCATTGctagctcttttttcttttgcttacaAGGAGGGAGTTTTGAGAAATACGGCAATGCTGCCCAGAATGAATCATAAAGTTTGCTCATCCACTTGAACTCGGTTACTTAGAGAGGAGTTGGAGTTTTCCTGTTCTGTGTCTGTTGGTGGTAGAATTGAAACTCTCACAGAAATCCTTCAGGACGTTTCACTGCTTCATTGTATCAGGCTGCACAGATTTAGAAACAGCATGCTGCCTTGAAGAGACTCTCCAACTGTAATTTGTCTGTTCAAGGGCACTGCCCCTGCTCATCAGAATATATGTATGAAATAGTATTTCCTTAATCCTCCTTATATTCAGATGACTATACTGAGTGTTTAATTTATGCACCTTTTAATCcccaaaatgttaattttgctgccttttgaaATACTTGTTGGTCCTCTTACctgcaaattttcttctttctccagtgATTATATCCCCATACCTGTATGAAAGCTATCCAGTCCCTATCATACCACAGCCAGAGATCCTGAGCTCAGTAGCTTACAATCCCATTACTGTGTGGACTACAACCGGGCTGCTACCGTCCCCATTACCCAACGACCTCTCTCCGCTTTCTGGATACCCCTCATCTTTGGGAAGAGTCAGCCCACCTCCACCTTCTGACACCTCCTCCAAAGATCACAGCGGTTCAGAAAGTCCCATTAGCGATGAAGAAGAGAGAATCCAGTCCAAGCTTTCAGACCCCCATGCAATCGAAGCCGAAAAGTTTCAGTGCAGTTTATGCAACAAGACCTATTCAACTTTCTCTGGCTTGGCCAAACATAAGCAGCTGCACTGTGATGCCCAGTCTAGGAAATCATTCAGCTGCAAGTACTGTGACAAGGAGTATGTCAGCCTGGGAGCACTTAAGATGCACATCAGGACCCACACACTACCTTGTGTCTGCAAGATCTGCGGCAAGGCTTTCTCTAGACCCTGGCTACTTCAAGGACACATTAGAACTCACACTGGTAAGAACAACGATTACGACTGCAGTTTCTTGTTGCTATAACATCAGGATgcctttttgatattttttttttccacaggtggAAAAACCAGCAGTGTTTCTTTACTAACTTTGAAATGCATCCCCAGAATTTCAAATGTATCGTTAAAAGGCTAAATTCTCCCTCTtaggggggtgggtgggagaggagtgtAGCGTGGTCTTGTAACTGTGAGCCAGATACTGGCATAAATCAGCATTGCTCCCTTGATAATTTTAGGTGATTTAGCCCATTTCCACTAGCTGAAGGTTTTGCTTTAAGGATTTTATGTTAACTTACTTTGAGAAGGCTCCATCTGACTCTGAAATCAAGCGGCAAAACAGAAAGGCAATGCATGAGGGGCTGCTTTCTGACTCCTTAAGCAATTGGCAAGTTTTGCACGTGCTATCTCAACTCCTTAAGAATTAGCAACACACGGTCACCtaagcagtcttttttttctgttgaggCAAAAACTTGATTTTGAGTGTAATGCTGGGTACAACATAATGTCTGTactgctgtttgctgcttttccgTCAAAGCCCTTGTCTCCAGCAATTCACACCGCGCTAAGCAGGAAAAGcactatgaaaatatttgacaaTGTTGGGAGGAGCCCAACCTAAAAGTACTGCCTGCACCTGTAGATGCAGAAGGTGTCAGCAGCTTGTCTTCGGAGGCTGCACTTAGCAGCACATTCTGAAAAGACCGAGTTCTGCAAGTACAGTCAGCAGTGCTGAAAGCTGTTGTATCTGTGGCCTGATTAACTTTATAACACGTTCTTGATCCTAACAAATCCTTTCCATTTGCTCATTTGTTCATAAAAGTGGGTTCTACGTGTCCTAAACAtgtacttcttttttaaagctttatcctctttttttcctcgaTGTTTCCTTTTTAGGAGAGAAGCCGTTTTCCTGTCCTCACTGCAACAGGGCTT comes from Grus americana isolate bGruAme1 chromosome 2, bGruAme1.mat, whole genome shotgun sequence and encodes:
- the SNAI2 gene encoding zinc finger protein SNAI2; translation: MPRSFLVKKHFNSSKKPNYSELDTHTVIISPYLYESYPVPIIPQPEILSSVAYNPITVWTTTGLLPSPLPNDLSPLSGYPSSLGRVSPPPPSDTSSKDHSGSESPISDEEERIQSKLSDPHAIEAEKFQCSLCNKTYSTFSGLAKHKQLHCDAQSRKSFSCKYCDKEYVSLGALKMHIRTHTLPCVCKICGKAFSRPWLLQGHIRTHTGEKPFSCPHCNRAFADRSNLRAHLQTHSDVKKYQCKNCSKTFSRMSLLHKHEESGCCVAH